One Camelina sativa cultivar DH55 chromosome 3, Cs, whole genome shotgun sequence genomic window carries:
- the LOC104758939 gene encoding uncharacterized protein At1g01500 has translation MISKDHLHQDPFGSTTTTKSYHMNTSSVSPPPSSASSIALSQSSWLEVRLFYVRIAPYVVENVPDFLTLRHPPRETGASLEVNGVRVPSSQTASLKLRRDRVDRETSEVTYVSTETVRVTGCVDVEVYDNDDMVLCGNLDRIEGAWNNGTVSDPKTGWGMDCYIAMGNGHGSGPSSSSSAFFHPKRGVSSPSVEVYIAGCCGGVPVILTKTIQASPRRKVARHVTLDAIPEDEEVGKEQDIATIGNDLARQSKVQIMESEADDYDESEMKMAQRYYPEGMYVDEDGQLSWFNAGVRVGVGIGLGMCLGVGIGVGLLMRSYQATTSNLRRRFL, from the exons ATGATTTCGAAAGATCATCTTCATCAGGATCCTTTTGGCTCCACTACCACCACCAAATCGTACCACATGAATACATCCTCCGTATCGCCGCCGCCGTCTTCGGCATCTTCGATTGCGTTGTCACAATCATCTTGGCTTGAGGTTCGTTTGTTCTACGTCCGTATCGCTCCCTATGTTGTTGAGAACGTCCCTGACTTTCTCACCCTCCGTCACCCTCCCCGTGAAACCGGCGCTTCCCTTGAGGTTAACGGCGTTCGGGTTCCTTCTTCCCAGACGGCGTCTCTTAAACTCCGCCGTGATAGAGTCGACCGTGAAACCTCTGAGGTGACTTACGTTAGCACTGAGACCGTGCGCGTTACCGGATGCGTTGATGTCGAGGTTTACGATAACGACGATATGGTCTTGTGTGGGAACCTTGATAGGATCGAAGGTGCGTGGAATAACGGAACTGTGAGTGATCCCAAGACTGGATGGGGTATGGATTGTTACATAGCTATGGGCAACGGACACGGCTcgggtccttcttcttcttcttctgcgttTTTCCACCCAAAGCGTGGTGTTTCGTCTCCGTCGGTGGAGGTTTATATAGCTGGTTGTTGTGGCGGTGTTCCAGTTATTTTGACCAAGACGATTCAGGCTAGTCCAAGGAGGAAGGTGGCTAGACACGTCACCCTCGACGCTATCCCTGAGGATGAGGAAGTTGGCAAAGAGCAAGACATTGCTACCATTGGTAACGATTTGGCCCGGCAAAGCAAAGTACAG ATCATGGAATCAGAAGCTGATGATTACGATGAGTCTGAAATGAAAATGGCACAGAGGTACTACCCAGAAGGGATGTATGTTGACGAGGATGGTCAACTCTCATGGTTTAATGCAGGTGTCAGAGTTGGAGTTGGGATAGGCCTTGGGATGTGCCTTGGTGTAGGCATTGGAGTTGGATTACTCATGCGTTCGTATCAAGCAACAACGAGTAATCTTCGTAGGAGGTTTCTCTGA
- the AN gene encoding C-terminal binding protein AN encodes MSKIRSSATMPHRDQPSPASPHVVTLNCIEDCALEQDSLAGVAGVEYVPLSRIADGKIESATAVLLHSLAYLPRAAQRRLRPHQLILCLGSADRAVDSTLAADLGLRLVHVDTSRAEEIADTVMALILGLLRRTHLLSRHALSASGWLGSLQPLCRGMRRCRGMVLGIVGRSVSARYLASRSLAFKMSVLYFDVPEGDEERIRPSRFPRAARRMDTLNDLLAASDVISLHCALTNDTVQILNAECLQHIKPGAFLVNTGSCQLLDDCAVKQLLIDGTIAGCALDGAEGPQWMEAWVKEMPNVLILPRSADYSEEVWMEIREKAISILHSFFLDGVIPSNTVSDEEVEESEGSEEEEQSPIKHEKLAIVESTSRQQGESTLTSAEVVRREGSELKESLSPGQQHVSQNTAVKSEVRRSRSGKKAKKRHSQQKYMQKAEGSSGLHEESTSRRDDIAMSDTEEVLSSSSRCASPEDSRNRKTPLEVMQESSPNQLVMSNKKFIGKSSELLKDGYVVALYAKDLSGLHVSRQRTKNGGWFLDTLSNVSKRDPAAQFIIAYRNKDTVGLRSFAAGGKLLQINRRMEFVFASHSFDVWESWSLEGSLDECRLVNCRNSSAVLDVRVEILAMVGDDGITRWID; translated from the exons atgAGCAAGATCCGTTCGTCTGCGACAATGCCACATCGCGACCAGCCGTCACCGGCGTCGCCTCACGTCGTCACACTCAACTGTATCGAGGATTGTGCGCTTGAGCAGGACTCCCTCGCCGGCGTTGCTGGTGTCGAATACGTCCCTCTCAGTCGCATCGCCGATGGTAAGATCGAGTCCGCCACCGCAGTTCTCCTCCATTCCCTCGCATACCTTCCACGTGCAGCTCAACGCCGACTCCGTCCTCACCAGCTCATTCTGTGCCTTGGCTCTGCTGATCGCGCTGTCGATTCCACACTCGCCGCCGACCTAGGTCTCCGACTTGTCCATGTAGATACTTCCCGAGCTGAGGAAATCGCAGATACAGTCATGGCGCTTATCCTTGGACTCCTTCGACGGACGCATTTACTCTCTCGCCACGCGCTTTCTGCATCTGGATGGCTCGGATCGCTTCAGCCGCTTTGCCGAGGAATGAGACGGTGTCGTGGTATGGTTTTGGGTATTGTTGGCAGATCTGTATCCGCTCGATATTTGGCTAGCAGAAGCTTGGCCTTCAAGATGAGTGTGCTCTACTTTGATGTCCCAGAG GGAGATGAAGAACGAATCAGGCCCTCGAGATTCCCACGTGCTGCGCGAAGAATGGATACGTTAAATGATCTACTAGCAGCAAGTGATGTCATTTCGCTTCACTGTGCATTAACAAATGACACGGTTCAGATCCTCAATGCAGAGTGTTTGCAGCATATAAAACCTG GGGCTTTTCTTGTAAATACTGGAAGCTGCCAGCTGTTGGATGATTGTGCTGTGAAACAACTTCTAATTGATGGCACTATAGCTGGCTGTGCCCTTGACGGTGCTGAAGGTCCACAATGGATGGAAGCATGG GTGAAGGAAATGCCAAATGTGTTAATACTACCTCGTAGTGCAGACTACAGTGAGGAAGTATGGATGGAAATAAGGGAGAAGGCCATCTCTATCTTGCATTCATTCTTCTTAGACGGTGTAATACCAAGTAACACTGTTTCTGATGAGGAAGTTGAGGAAAGTGaaggaagtgaagaagaagaacaatcacCCATCAAACATGAGAAATTAGCAATAGTGGAATCGACCAGTAGGCAACAGGGAGAAAGTACTCTCACCAGTGCTGAGGTCGTTCGTAGAGAGGGTAGTGAGTTAAAGGAATCTCTGAGCCCTGGTCAGCAACACGTTTCTCAAAATACTGCAGTAAAATCTGAAGTAAGACGTAGCAGATCCGGTAAGAAAGCCAAAAAGAGACATTCACAGCAAAAATACATGCAAAAAGCGGAGGGTTCCTCAGGGTTACATGAAGAAAGTACTTCACGAAGAGACGATATTGCTATGAGTGACACGGAAGAAGTATTAAGTTCCAGTTCTAGATGTGCTTCTCCTGAAGATTCCAGAAATAGGAAAACACCTCTTGAGGTAATGCAAGAGTCTTCCCCAAATCAGCTTGTAATGTCAAATAAGAAGTTCATTGGAAAATCGAGTGAGCTTCTGAAAGATGGATATGTAGTAGCCTTGTATGCGAAAGATCTCTCGGGCCTCCATGTTTCCAGGCAAAGAACGAAAAACGGTGGTTGGTTCCTCGATACTTTGTCCAATGTATCCAAACGGGATCCAGCTGCACAATTCATTATCGCATACAGAAACAAG GACACTGTTGGTCTGAGATCATTTGCTGCTGGTGGGAAATTACTGCAG ATCAATCGAAGGATGGAGTTTGTGTTTGCTAGCCACAGTTTTGACGTGTGGGAGAGTTGGAGTCTAGAGGGTTCTCTGGACGAATGCCGGCTTGTTAACTGCAGGAATTCCTCA GCGGTGTTGGACGTGCGTGTGGAGATATTGGCAATGGTAGGAGATGATGGTATCACACGTTGGATtgattag